A portion of the Gigantopelta aegis isolate Gae_Host chromosome 10, Gae_host_genome, whole genome shotgun sequence genome contains these proteins:
- the LOC121382836 gene encoding uncharacterized protein LOC121382836, whose amino-acid sequence MSLLLLKTKDLSWQDHTMNVEVMLKPNQCQLLLNKHKTLHTKYMQARDLFEKQLQSYIKDYTLERRLTDRYREKLTSRKRELTQQRVQSAFEARQMAEVELQRIKSAPITKSKTPSPIRHIGKRSRGLFITEIDDDKIYRLPSISQKKDKKQAFFEGLSRPKSKPKQDEKQKTEPESLGEKRYITLPIKSEATLTAEKQAEEMQGALLEKVKSFVEEIREFNRKPPPHEESTSESLSSAKSRGITPLVAKRYSTFTVDMQKIETAFDDFCKTNSKEDLQKMMKLAAKLKSNVALARNQSLVPTIGAFKSSRAFKRLTKRYDSSQPCEGE is encoded by the coding sequence ATGTCTCTACTGCTTCTGAAAACGAAGGATCTATCATGGCAGGACCACACGATGAACGTGGAGGTGATGCTGAAACCAAACCAGTGTCAGCTGCTGCTCAACAAGCACAAGACGCTTCATACGAAATACATGCAAGCCAGAGACCTCTTTGAGAAACAGCTTCAGTCCTACATCAAGGACTACACCCTAGAACGGAGGTTGACGGATAGATACAGAGAGAAGCTGACGAGCAGGAAGAGAGAACTTACCCAGCAGAGGGTGCAGTCGGCTTTTGAGGCCAGACAGATGGCGGAGGTAGAGTTACAGAGAATAAAATCAGCACCAATAACTAAATCGAAAACTCCATCCCCGATCAGACATATCGGCAAAAGGTCGAGGGGTCTTTTCATAACAGAAATTGATGATGACAAAATCTACAGACTTCCATCCATTTCCCAGAAAAAGGACAAAAAACAGGCATTTTTCGAAGGTTTGTCAAGACCGAAATCAAAGCCTAAACAAGACgaaaaacaaaagacagaacCTGAAAGTTTGGGAGAGAAAAGGTATATTACTCTTCCAATAAAATCTGAGGCAACTTTAACAGCCGAGAAACAAGCGGAAGAAATGCAAGGTGCACTGCTTGAAAAAGTGAAATCTTTCGTTGAAGAAATCAGAGAATTCAATCGTAAACCTCCACCCCACGAAGAATCCACGAGCGAATCGTTAAGCTCTGCAAAAAGCAGAGGCATCACGCCTTTGGTTGCCAAACGATACAGTACGTTCACCGTCGATATGCAAAAGATTGAAACAGCCTTCGACGACTTTTGCAAGACAAACTCTAAAGAGGATTTACAGAAGATGATGAAGCTTGCGGCAAAGTTAAAATCAAATGTTGCCTTAGCAAGAAACCAATCCTTAGTTCCGACCATTGGGGCGTTTAAATCGTCACGTGCATTTAAACGACTTACTAAAAGGTACGACAGCTCACAACCATGCGAAGGTGAATGA